The proteins below come from a single Felis catus isolate Fca126 chromosome A1, F.catus_Fca126_mat1.0, whole genome shotgun sequence genomic window:
- the LOC123385454 gene encoding uncharacterized protein LOC123385454 codes for MSLVQKANTTHKDENGCTALGLLFLPQVGVRNTEVHPSLALASSEHDPGRQVLPSPGPSVHTALGTGNPLLPRVTRGVKQGMENSLQEAHLRAASSVSSCSALQKISSASRSLMNLPTVVLCPETEILLRFTGGILFLSHGAKQNGKDGQPPFCKDNASPLPLTHHASDFYILLGLISFVKGKRKKKTHNKTKQNKRKKLGTLLRTRKEKLEEGEAFDVT; via the exons atgtctttggtgcaaaaag CGAACACAACACACAAGGATGAGAATGGATGTACTGCGCTGGGATTGCTGTTTCTTCCACAGGTGGGGGTGAGGAACACGGAAGTTCACCCCTCTCTTGCGTTGGCAAGCTCTGAACATGACCCAGGGCGGCAGGTTCTGCCAAGTCCTGGCCCCAGTGTGCACACAGCTCTCGGCACAGGGAACCCACTTCTCCCGCGGGTCACCCGTGGGGTCAAG CAAGGGATGGAGAATTCATTACAGGAAGCGCATCTCCGAGCTGCCTCCTCCGTGTCATCATGCTCTGCCCTGCAGAAGATTTCGTCTGCGAGCAGAAGCCTAATGAATTTGCCCACTGTGGTCCTGTGCCCAGAAACTGAAATCCTGTTGCGCTTCACTGGTGGGATCCTTTTCCTCAGCCACGGAGCCAAGCAGAACGGAAAAGATGGCCAGCCTCCCTTTTGCAAAGACAATGCGTCTCCCCTCCCCCTTACACACCATGCCAGTGATTTCTACATTCTGCTGGGtctaatttcctttgtaaaaggaaaaaggaaaaaaaaaacccacaacaagacaaaacaaaacaaaagaaagaaacttggaaCTCTTTTGAGGACAAGGAAGGagaagctggaggaaggggaAGCATTTGATGTCACCTGA